A region of the Clavelina lepadiformis chromosome 9, kaClaLepa1.1, whole genome shotgun sequence genome:
GTTCAACTGGTGGCAGTGGCAGTACAACTGGTGGCAGCGGTGGTACAACTGGTGGCAGCGGTGGTTCAACTGGTGGCAGCGGTGGTTCAACTGGTGGCAGTGGCAGCTCAACTGGTGGCAGCGGTGGTTCAACAGGTGGTAGCAGTGGTACAacaggttttatttttaatattatttttttcgtTATCATTCATTTGTTTTACCTACAAAcaagaataataattaatttttttatacaagTGCTTATACCTTTTGCATTGTAAAGATCTGATTTTCTGTCACAAGACTATAGAATGTATATCTTGGTTGTTATAAATTCACTGCGGTGTCACTGacatattaaaattttttttgttagtgTTATTTATTTGTCTCACCATCTTATTCGGTTAGAAATTGTTGTAAATTCatttgtgtttaaaataatACATTAATTGAGTTTTTCAAACTGTAAATCATGTTCAGAATTTTGACAATGCTCATTAAGTCATTAGTCATTACAATACAGTTGTTCATGAGCTACACTGTGCTCGTATTTAAAGTTATGTTGTCACTGTTTCGTTGAAACAGCGGaatgtaaatttttctattttcagcaaatttttattgtttcttaGAATCCATACGTTGGGGTGGTTTTGGACCATATGGACAGTGCACATGTACAAGTGCATTTTCCTTTGCTAGGCGTACTTGCATTGGTGGAACGTATACTGTAAGTAcctttttcgtttttgttgGTTGTGTGTGGAAAGAAATGTTCCTTAACAAAAGTCCAATTAACAGAATGTAAATATGTTGAAACTGAAAGTTCTGCGATGTGCTGAGTATGTTGTGCTATAGTGACGGTGTTCCAGCACTCAGAGCAATGCTGTTAAACTGTAACAAAATTAAGCCCAAAAGAGTTGTTCGTTAATACGTTGAGCATACATTACCAGATGATGGTAAAAGATGCGCTGTAATTACATAGTAAACATATATCAGTGGAAATCAGAATAAAATCTAAAGTTTAATGACTGTTTTGgctttatagtttttttaCGTTTAATCTTCTGTTTATAGTTAGTATTATGGTGTATATGCAGCAATGCAGAAAGAAGTTTCCCAATGTTTCCCTGTTCAATAAAAGGAAATGCGTTGCTAATCATCGACCAACAACTTGCACTTCAGCTCAGTGGGGACCCTGGGGCAGTTATGGACGATGTTCCAGAACTTGTGGAACTTATGCTTTTAGACAGAGGTTAAACTTGTGTAAATATATCCCTAAATTAAGTTTGTGTTGTTGGAcaatgttaaatattttttgagttTATTCACATTTACACCGACTGAATATTATAATGTTACAATGAAATATTGCAATGTTTAAtatgttttcaatatttaacTTTACATAGACTGAATCTTATACAATGGTAAATTAGTTTTTATTAGGTCAAGTTTTGTCAAAGTGGGAAGCAGATGTTAAAATAAGTTAACCATAAATCAACGGCGAGtcaatgaattaaaaatattaagttttttcCGAGAAACCATGTTTCACAATAGCTTAACTCACAGATAGTGAAATCAGATGCTAAACTACAGCTCATTTTTAgattttgttgctgtttttggGTACTGGTATTTGCAGTagaagtaaatatttcaatagTTAATGTAGTATCACCTGTTGAAAAGAAACATCACTTGAAATTGTTCATTTATATGCAGAGTCAATTTTTATCGAAAATTTTCAGCTAAACAACTACTTTATCGGGACCATtttaaaagttgaaatatAACTGGCAAACCTGACAAAAGTAATGTACATACTAAATACCAAGATGTTACCAGAAATTTTATTAGATTAGATTTTATTTATGACGCCAACAAACCCAGAAATAAGGTTTAAAGCTCAATAAACCTCAACAGTATTGAGCAATTAATGAGTGTTTTTGCTCAATGCTTTACAATTGGGAAAAGGCAAGTTCTTGTGAGTGTGACTCAAAGGAGCAAACCACAGACCAAGTTATGGCTTTTGTCTTCCTCACGCAATACAGGGCATGCGGGTATTGAATAACAGCATGACTCAGTGGCTGCTCTAGTCACGTTGCATTGTCTGGGTGGCAGAATAATGTCTGGCTTACAAGAACATGAAAAATACAAGTTAAATTTTAGACTGGTAATATGTGCATGCTTTGTTTTAGGGAGAGAGATTGCCCTGCAGGTTATGGTAAGTGCTATGGAGTCAGTGCTAGTACTATACCCTGCACTGTCCCGAGATGTACTGGTGGTGGTTCAACTGGTGGTGGCACAACTGGTGGTGGTTCAACTGGTGGTGGCACAACTGGTGGTGGTTCAACTGGCGGTGGTACAACTGGTGGTGGTTCAACTGGTGGTGGCACAACTGGTGGTGGCTCAACTGGCGGTGGTTCAACTGGTGGTGGTTCAACTGGCGGAGGTTCAACTGGTGGTGGTTCAACTGGCGGTGGTTCAACTGGTGGTGGTTCAACTGGTTATACAGGTATAACtaagattttttttcaatttattggTTATGTCGATAAAAATGCATTGCAGTTATTATAGAATATGTAAAGTATATTCTATAACTAGATCTTTACCTTCTTACAACAAAGCAAATCATGCATTGCaatattattaaatttattattttagaggaaacttatttttcaagaaaggtaatgaaaaaaattactttacaAAACATCTTATAGTGTGAGTATGAGTACAGGTACATGCCCTCTATGCAATGCAAGCTTTATCTATCAAATAGCTTGCTTAATACCCATAAAACAGTCAACATGCTGCTTAAGCAGTGCAAGAAAATTATTCATTATGTGTGATATTTTCAATTACAACACTTTAAAATGTGGACTGTTAGTGCATTGCTTGTTCAAAAGCTTCCAAAcctttataaaaaaatcaaaataatactTAATCTTAAACTCACAAATTAGTAACATATTCCATTATTAGCAGTAGAAGTATGTTAAAATGAAGGCAAGGAAACTTCATGCCAAGATAATGTCAAACCAGAAGTTTTTTTTCAAGATAAACttatttcaatttcttttttacaaTTCTCTTCTTAACTTAGTCAGGCAAGTTGATTGATAACGGTATGTTgaaaaaaacgattgaaactCGATGTAATTACAGTAAAACGTTTTAGGTTGACATTCAAGTTTTGAAATGCATATCTTCGCATTGCAAGCCTGTTTTTATGTTTAGATTTGATGTGTTATGAAtactgaaacaaatttattcatctgcatttgaaaaaaactgtGCATGCAACAATTCAAACCACGTTTGTGTTACACGTTCctacaataaaatattatctGGTGGGAGAGTAAACTGACAGCTAGCACTTTACTCAAATATTggagttttttgaaaatgtggcTTGAGTAGTTACAACTCTGATATTCCATGTGTGTATATTTAGACCTAAGTATAGTAAGAAAATGGTTTCGAAAGCTACTCAGGCCATTCTTGTTCAATCTCTACAATGTAAACTGTtgtgaatttttataaaacttgtatTATTTGTCAGGGCCAAAACATTGGGGTCAGTTTGGACCATGGAGCAAATGCAGGTGTACTAATCAATATATACTTTCTCATCGCTCTTGTGTTTATGGAACTATTACTGTAAGTACCATttcattgtttcatttttttgtgcaaaatgaAATGCTAACTAATGAGCCCAAGTAAAAAATTGTAAGCAGAGGTTTAagctttaaacattttttaactatCACATGTGGTACTACAAAACGGTGTGCATAGATTAAATGGCATAGCAATTCCCATTGCACAGTTGTTGTGTTGTGCATCAAATGTTAGCGtggtggtgaaattgttataGTAATGAAAATATTAGAATGTTTGAGTATTTGATTTCTTAACTAAGTGTTTTTATTACAATCGAGCAGTTGCTTTTACATTGTATTTGCAGGATTGTGAATATCACTATCCCAACACATACTCATTCAGGAGAAAGAAATGTGCTGATAGTGATCGTCCTAGCAATTGCCAGTCGCCATCTCAGTGGAGTCCCTGGACCGCATATGGACAATGCACCAGAACTTGTGGGGACAACTCATACCAAATCAGGTTGAACTGTTTGGCGTAAATACTAAATATGTTACACTTAAAGTTTGCCGATTAAAATGATATGAACTAAGTGCTGTGTAGAATATAGAAACTATTATAGAATAATATAGAAACTATTATACAATAATAACATAATTATTATTGAAGccagttttatttcaaataaaaatgacaGGCTAAGACAAGTGTGAGTTGATGACaagtatgatgtcataaagtgAAATCCATGCGCCTAGCTCTGGTTCTTTGATTGATATTTGTTAATGTAGGATGTCATGCATTCAACATAAACTAGGATTAATTTATACGTTTTTAACCATAAAATACCGAACTGAGACTTTGGTGACCCAAAACCCATCTATCTATATCTCGAAtatgttcaatttttttccgGGCAAATTTCTTGAAACTCGTAATATTTTCGTAATATATCACCACCTTAACAGCTGGCCATGGGCAAGCatgtaaattaatttaactaaagcGTTTTAAATTATATCAAGTACTCAAATAAGCTTGATTAAGCTTGAGCCAGCTGAGCTTTCGTGTATTTGTACGAGTGAAAGTAGATGCTAGGCCACAACTCACCAAACCCAGTCACCAAGcatgtttgtttttgcttttatacaTCATAACAGTTGCCATCTACTTcgaaataaagttaaccttgtGATACTTTTTTTGCTAATGATTGCTAAACCACTACGTATTGGCATCCAAATGCGAAATGTATCCAAGAGTTAAATGCACGTGTCTTGCTTTAATCATGTCCAAACTAACACACAGTTCATGGATTTGTATATCTATGTACAAGTGAAGGTAGTAGTAGACTCTCTGATCCATATTTGctctttaatttatttattttagtcaAAGGTTGGTTGTAGACTTTCTTACAAAGCCTGAAAtcagttaaattcttctaattTATGGGCAGTTATTTGATGTATTGTTCGCGTTATTCGTTTAGGTCTAGAACCTGCCAAGGAGTTGTTGGAACGTGCGTTGGAAAGACTTCAAATGCTATAAAGTGCAACGTACCACAATGTACAGACGGTATTTGACCTACCAAATCAGAAACTCAGGCAAATATtccatttaaaactttttgctcaACTGCAATCAGCTTATCTTTCATTTCTTCAGCGCGTCCGCAATGGTCCGCTTGGTACGAAAGTGTTCCTTGCACGAAAAGCTGTGGTGGCGGCTGGAAATGGTATCGACGTCATTGTCTGAAAAAAGAAAGTAGAACTGGAACCTTAGTGCGGTGGTTTGATAAGGATTGTCCCGGTGGAACAGACCCGCGTACAACCGAATCTGCACCTTTATCATGCAACACTCAGCCATGTATATCTGGTAGAGTTGGGCTGTACAGCGAGGAGCCAAGTAATTGTTTATCTTTAGTACAACACAGAGCAGGATACTTGACAGATGGCACTCGTTGATAAAAGTCCAATTTTTGCTACTTTTCAttcatttaataatttaaatatatttccaGTGATCAAGATGTTCAGGAGAACGCCGATAAAACCGCTCAATAATCCCTGCCCAGCTTCTAAAACACTCCGGTGGGTGTTTGGCGATTTTAATGGCGACCTTAACCAGGATGCAATGTGTGGAGAGGACAGTGGcattttgtaagttttctTCTCACAACTTCCTCGTCATTTACAAAGATTTGTCTGATGTGCACGGTCTTGTGTTAACAGCCACATTTTGTACGGGGATACATCTGGACGTTTTGCTGCACTCGGATGGTCTGGTTACATGCAGGACTGCAGTAGAGGGGCAAAATATTCGGCGGATTTCAATGGTGATGGCTTGGATGATTTGCTGTGTCAGGACAAGGAGAAAAAGTAAATGTCACTGCTACaccataaatttttgttactgaagaaagtttttgcacaagCATTGTTCACTGGAACtgtgtgtttgtttgtttccaTGCTTAGAGCTTATGCGACGTTTACTACTAACTTACTTCGAAAATATTGTCAGATTACTGCaatatttcttctttttctacAGATTGTTGTCAGTCAAGCTGTCCGAAAATGCAGTCTTTGACGCAGACGCGGTTTTCGAATCTTATTTCTGCACCGGCGCCAGTGATGAGGTCATTCTTCTCGACGCAAACGCCGATGGCAAAGCTGACATACTTTGCAACCATGGACGTTCAAGAATTGAGATTTTGCACAGTAAATAACCATTGCTGTTGCCGATTGTATTTCTTtgcttaataaagttttttttatggtCTGGAATAGtgtttaataactttttagCAACATTAAAAATGTTGATGTATAGTGATTTTTGGTAGAAGAGAAAAATAAGACGTGTATATTATGCAAGATTCTTCACCCATATTGTGCATGCTGGTTTGCCTAGGTAAGACAACCATTCAAGTTATGAGaacaaagtaaatttatttatgagAATGTCTCATTAAGAACTGATTTTGAAACTTGACAACCTGAGGTTTGAGTAGTGTTAGACAAAGTTACCTTCGTATAAAGAGGCGTCAAAGACCTAAGACTAAGATCTGGTTTTGTTGGACGTCTGGTGTAGGGTGTAGGGCTTGAAAAACCTGTTTAGACCTATCGATAGAACGCAGCattgttgctgttttttttctaGCCTGCTTcgatgtcccaggtcgcgagcagaattaggctaaaatttggcatgattgtagctaaaattgttttttagtGTTTCTAGccaaaaatcattttcaatttcgttttttgaaaaacaatataggctcaaaaacataaacaagcTTTTTTCTGGATCTGCTGATTCTGTGCTAGCTGAGCAGATTGTAGGTGACgtaagttgttaattattccTTGATCGATTGTTTGTTAATCTCATTCCTTTTATAGCGCGTTTGTTACCCGCTGATAGCCTAGTTAAGTATCACAGTACCCAAATCAAACTGTCAATGTCTTGAATAATGATGTTTTTATTGGATCTCAACGTAACGTTTGGTATTCTGCAGAGCACAACACAAAAGTGCATTCGATAGGCTTAAAATGACAGACTGGTCTATAACAGCCTGGATTGCATTTtcaataccattacatcatttcttggaaaagtgttttctagttattgattgaagtttatgaatttgttttttcgttAACACTTCGACTGTCGTTTGGTATTTAGAAACTTGCTCTCAATAACTTCAAGTGAACACTCTTTTAGTACGTTGCCAGATTGTTTCCAGCATCTGTGctgataaaattttgattggaaatgcccgcttcttaactGTACATTGATAATTcacaggccaacaaaaaaatttttttttaaaaggcATGATATGTTAGATCGATTTAGGATTATATTAGGGGCGCTGCgtccgaaaatgccattacttttgcttaattggctctagtttttgagatattgcttTTTCCTAAATATGCCATGAAAAGTTAGAAATGTATGCTAGTGAGTAAcataagttaataaaaattgaagccatgtgaagcagctatttagttttgcccAAATGTTGAGTTGTTTGGCACAAATTTCTCGCTTGGGAGGTAAATAAGACCTTAGattagtttatatcatctcCCATCAAGCACTAACATAAGCCTTAGAATCAACACATAGCATAACCTTCTTGATTCggtaacaaaaatttaatgtttaacCGGGgcagagaagaaatgttaacGCAATTTTTCTCTCAAGAAGATAAATTTCtgtactgtaaaaacatcGAACGACTTCTTTCATCTATAGGTCTATTTGAGTATAAACCAAAAGAATGGAGGTTATTCATTGACAGCTCCAAACAAATGCTTGAAACGCGTGCTATTTCACAACGAACATACGTTTGCCTGTGTTTCAATTCGTTTTAAAGGAACACTACCAAAGTGTAAAGATgatcttgaagaaactttcttatacTAGAGTGCATCTAAGTACTTCACTAATGCACATCCTGAGATAGGTATATTTCTTCGTGTAGTGTTTTGCTGTGAATACTCTGtggcaaatgaaaaaattgattgcttgtttatttcgtctctttttacaaatttggtttgttattaccaaattactgctgtttattgttcactt
Encoded here:
- the LOC143470493 gene encoding uncharacterized protein LOC143470493 isoform X1, whose product is MEKSSKQLETSEKPQSNGNENVITNATYIKIASILFAAAGIAAIVVSTLSGSTDPCMEIRRSSTNGLQRNTCPEVECDFDVSLCSFSCPFGYEMDRDRCPVSCKCAVDTNSFQGDIQIDETQLPRFLKVYGYEEDDEYQEFSLQHGSALTPHPYINARWNEDIEDQKNVIYFEMDRAIKSVPGAVKAIKEGHGELEKQSCFKFKPYLPSSDSSYIKYIRDNGCWSKVGKLIRPGTGQDLSIGSGCDHWSTVAHELLHAFGFDHEQCRPDRDEYIIFHSENLQKGSEIQFEKIPLKFAVDLGSSYDFDSLMHYGEKDFSSNGKVVLEKLPDTKTKGVPDYRDDLSEEDVKELNALYCKNLKIGNSGGSTGGSGGSTSGSGGSTGGSGGSTGGSGGSTGGSGGTTGGSGSSTGGSGGTTGGSGGSTSGSGGSTGGSGSSTGGSGGSTSGSGGSTGGSGSTTGGSGGTTGGSGGSTGGSGGSTGGSGSSTGGSGGSTGGSSGTTESIRWGGFGPYGQCTCTSAFSFARRTCIGGTYTQCRKKFPNVSLFNKRKCVANHRPTTCTSAQWGPWGSYGRCSRTCGTYAFRQRERDCPAGYGKCYGVSASTIPCTVPRCTGGGSTGGGTTGGGSTGGGTTGGGSTGGGTTGGGSTGGGTTGGGSTGGGSTGGGSTGGGSTGGGSTGGGSTGGGSTGYTGPKHWGQFGPWSKCRCTNQYILSHRSCVYGTITDCEYHYPNTYSFRRKKCADSDRPSNCQSPSQWSPWTAYGQCTRTCGDNSYQIRSRTCQGVVGTCVGKTSNAIKCNVPQCTDARPQWSAWYESVPCTKSCGGGWKWYRRHCLKKESRTGTLVRWFDKDCPGGTDPRTTESAPLSCNTQPCISGRVGLYSEEPMIKMFRRTPIKPLNNPCPASKTLRWVFGDFNGDLNQDAMCGEDSGIFHILYGDTSGRFAALGWSGYMQDCSRGAKYSADFNGDGLDDLLCQDKEKKLLSVKLSENAVFDADAVFESYFCTGASDEVILLDANADGKADILCNHGRSRIEILHSK
- the LOC143470493 gene encoding uncharacterized protein LOC143470493 isoform X2 → MEKSSKQLETSEKPQSNGNENVITNATYIKIASILFAAAGIAAIVVSTLSGSTDPCMEIRRSSTNGLQRNTCPEVECDFDVSLCSFSCPFGYEMDRDRCPVSCKCAVDTNSFQGDIQIDETQLPRFLKVYGYEEDDEYQEFSLQHGSALTPHPYINARWNEDIEDQKNVIYFEMDRAIKSVPGAVKAIKEGHGELEKQSCFKFKPYLPSSDSSYIKYIRDNGCWSKVGKLIRPGTGQDLSIGSGCDHWSTVAHELLHAFGFDHEQCRPDRDEYIIFHSENLQKGSEIQFEKIPLKFAVDLGSSYDFDSLMHYGEKDFSSNGKVVLEKLPDTKTKGVPDYRDDLSEEDVKELNALYCKNLKIGNSGGSTGGSGGSTSGSGGSTGGSGGSTGGSGGSTGGSGGTTGGSGSSTGGSGGTTGGSGGSTSGSGGSTGGSGSSTGGSGGSTSGSGGSTGGSGSTTGGSGGTTGGSGGSTGGSGGSTGGSGSSTGGSGGSTGGSSESIRWGGFGPYGQCTCTSAFSFARRTCIGGTYTQCRKKFPNVSLFNKRKCVANHRPTTCTSAQWGPWGSYGRCSRTCGTYAFRQRERDCPAGYGKCYGVSASTIPCTVPRCTGGGSTGGGTTGGGSTGGGTTGGGSTGGGTTGGGSTGGGTTGGGSTGGGSTGGGSTGGGSTGGGSTGGGSTGGGSTGYTGPKHWGQFGPWSKCRCTNQYILSHRSCVYGTITDCEYHYPNTYSFRRKKCADSDRPSNCQSPSQWSPWTAYGQCTRTCGDNSYQIRSRTCQGVVGTCVGKTSNAIKCNVPQCTDARPQWSAWYESVPCTKSCGGGWKWYRRHCLKKESRTGTLVRWFDKDCPGGTDPRTTESAPLSCNTQPCISGRVGLYSEEPMIKMFRRTPIKPLNNPCPASKTLRWVFGDFNGDLNQDAMCGEDSGIFHILYGDTSGRFAALGWSGYMQDCSRGAKYSADFNGDGLDDLLCQDKEKKLLSVKLSENAVFDADAVFESYFCTGASDEVILLDANADGKADILCNHGRSRIEILHSK
- the LOC143470493 gene encoding uncharacterized protein LOC143470493 isoform X3; translated protein: MEKSSKQLETSEKPQSNGNENVITNATYIKIASILFAAAGIAAIVVSTLSGSTDPCMEIRRSSTNGLQRNTCPEVECDFDVSLCSFSCPFGYEMDRDRCPVSCKCAVDTNSFQGDIQIDETQLPRFLKVYGYEEDDEYQEFSLQHGSALTPHPYINARWNEDIEDQKNVIYFEMDRAIKSVPGAVKAIKEGHGELEKQSCFKFKPYLPSSDSSYIKYIRDNGCWSKVGKLIRPGTGQDLSIGSGCDHWSTVAHELLHAFGFDHEQCRPDRDEYIIFHSENLQKGSEIQFEKIPLKFAVDLGSSYDFDSLMHYGEKDFSSNGKVVLEKLPDTKTKGVPDYRDDLSEEDVKELNALYCKNLKIGNSGGSTGGSGGSTSGSGGSTGGSGGSTGGSGGSTGGSGGTTGGSGSSTGGSGGTTGGSGGSTSGSGGSTGGSGSSTGGSGGSTSGSGGSTGGSGSTTGGSGGTTGGSGGSTGGSGGSTGGSGSSTGGSGGSTESIRWGGFGPYGQCTCTSAFSFARRTCIGGTYTQCRKKFPNVSLFNKRKCVANHRPTTCTSAQWGPWGSYGRCSRTCGTYAFRQRERDCPAGYGKCYGVSASTIPCTVPRCTGGGSTGGGTTGGGSTGGGTTGGGSTGGGTTGGGSTGGGTTGGGSTGGGSTGGGSTGGGSTGGGSTGGGSTGGGSTGYTGPKHWGQFGPWSKCRCTNQYILSHRSCVYGTITDCEYHYPNTYSFRRKKCADSDRPSNCQSPSQWSPWTAYGQCTRTCGDNSYQIRSRTCQGVVGTCVGKTSNAIKCNVPQCTDARPQWSAWYESVPCTKSCGGGWKWYRRHCLKKESRTGTLVRWFDKDCPGGTDPRTTESAPLSCNTQPCISGRVGLYSEEPMIKMFRRTPIKPLNNPCPASKTLRWVFGDFNGDLNQDAMCGEDSGIFHILYGDTSGRFAALGWSGYMQDCSRGAKYSADFNGDGLDDLLCQDKEKKLLSVKLSENAVFDADAVFESYFCTGASDEVILLDANADGKADILCNHGRSRIEILHSK
- the LOC143470493 gene encoding uncharacterized protein LOC143470493 isoform X4, with translation MACKGTPVQVYGYEEDDEYQEFSLQHGSALTPHPYINARWNEDIEDQKNVIYFEMDRAIKSVPGAVKAIKEGHGELEKQSCFKFKPYLPSSDSSYIKYIRDNGCWSKVGKLIRPGTGQDLSIGSGCDHWSTVAHELLHAFGFDHEQCRPDRDEYIIFHSENLQKGSEIQFEKIPLKFAVDLGSSYDFDSLMHYGEKDFSSNGKVVLEKLPDTKTKGVPDYRDDLSEEDVKELNALYCKNLKIGNSGGSTGGSGGSTSGSGGSTGGSGGSTGGSGGSTGGSGGTTGGSGSSTGGSGGTTGGSGGSTSGSGGSTGGSGSSTGGSGGSTSGSGGSTGGSGSTTGGSGGTTGGSGGSTGGSGGSTGGSGSSTGGSGGSTGGSSGTTESIRWGGFGPYGQCTCTSAFSFARRTCIGGTYTQCRKKFPNVSLFNKRKCVANHRPTTCTSAQWGPWGSYGRCSRTCGTYAFRQRERDCPAGYGKCYGVSASTIPCTVPRCTGGGSTGGGTTGGGSTGGGTTGGGSTGGGTTGGGSTGGGTTGGGSTGGGSTGGGSTGGGSTGGGSTGGGSTGGGSTGYTGPKHWGQFGPWSKCRCTNQYILSHRSCVYGTITDCEYHYPNTYSFRRKKCADSDRPSNCQSPSQWSPWTAYGQCTRTCGDNSYQIRSRTCQGVVGTCVGKTSNAIKCNVPQCTDARPQWSAWYESVPCTKSCGGGWKWYRRHCLKKESRTGTLVRWFDKDCPGGTDPRTTESAPLSCNTQPCISGRVGLYSEEPMIKMFRRTPIKPLNNPCPASKTLRWVFGDFNGDLNQDAMCGEDSGIFHILYGDTSGRFAALGWSGYMQDCSRGAKYSADFNGDGLDDLLCQDKEKKLLSVKLSENAVFDADAVFESYFCTGASDEVILLDANADGKADILCNHGRSRIEILHSK